One segment of Neobacillus endophyticus DNA contains the following:
- a CDS encoding cobyrinate a,c-diamide synthase, which produces MSDRRLVIAGTGSGVGKTTITIGLMSALRKKGYTVQGFKCGPDYIDPTYHTAVTGRVSRNIDSWMLDHKMVQEIVNRASTGADISIIEGVMGFFDGKDPTNNMGSTAEISIITKSPVVLVVNCASMARSAAAIVKGFQEFLKETQIVGVIANQVGSEGHFKIVKVAIEQECGIPVLGYLKKDQVLTIPERHLGLIPSVERGELNPFFEQLGDTILETVDVDALYGLAKAAKLEIPNSQFGLKEKNAVKIAVARDAAFNFYYQENFEMLEAAGAELIEFSPLKGEPLPDQIDGFYIGGGFPEEFAEELAEKTEVKRSIRAAIEKGLPTLAECGGFMYLTEYLETTDEKSYAMVGIIPGKVKMQSRLQALGYREIRGEEGNFLLKGNLIARGHEFHYSTFHPRTEFQHAYQTQGMRGFKEEGYMNGNLIAGYTHFHFGSCPELVENWIEKCKEFQQNG; this is translated from the coding sequence ATGTCAGATCGCAGACTTGTCATTGCAGGGACAGGCAGTGGAGTAGGCAAAACAACAATTACGATTGGGCTGATGTCTGCTTTAAGGAAAAAAGGATATACAGTTCAAGGCTTTAAGTGCGGCCCGGATTATATTGACCCGACCTACCACACGGCGGTTACCGGAAGGGTTTCAAGAAATATTGACAGTTGGATGCTGGATCATAAAATGGTCCAAGAGATCGTCAACCGTGCCAGCACGGGAGCGGATATTTCGATTATTGAAGGTGTAATGGGATTCTTTGACGGCAAAGATCCAACGAATAATATGGGTTCAACTGCTGAGATTAGTATCATCACGAAAAGCCCTGTTGTTCTTGTTGTTAATTGTGCCAGTATGGCCCGAAGCGCAGCAGCAATTGTCAAGGGATTTCAAGAGTTTCTTAAAGAAACACAAATAGTTGGTGTGATCGCTAATCAAGTGGGAAGTGAAGGGCATTTCAAAATCGTCAAGGTTGCGATTGAACAAGAGTGCGGTATTCCGGTACTTGGCTATTTGAAAAAAGATCAAGTCCTGACCATTCCTGAACGTCATTTAGGATTAATTCCATCTGTCGAACGAGGCGAACTAAATCCGTTTTTTGAGCAGCTTGGTGATACCATCCTGGAAACGGTAGATGTCGATGCTTTATATGGGCTCGCAAAGGCAGCAAAGTTAGAGATCCCTAACTCCCAGTTTGGTTTGAAGGAAAAGAACGCAGTGAAAATAGCTGTTGCAAGAGATGCAGCTTTTAACTTTTATTATCAGGAAAATTTTGAAATGTTAGAAGCTGCAGGGGCAGAATTAATTGAATTTTCACCATTAAAAGGTGAACCATTACCTGATCAAATAGACGGCTTTTATATTGGCGGCGGGTTCCCGGAAGAATTTGCTGAAGAATTGGCAGAAAAAACCGAAGTAAAACGTTCCATCCGGGCTGCGATCGAAAAAGGCCTGCCAACCCTGGCGGAATGCGGCGGTTTTATGTATCTAACTGAATATCTGGAAACAACAGATGAAAAAAGCTATGCAATGGTTGGCATCATTCCTGGAAAAGTGAAAATGCAATCAAGGCTGCAAGCTTTAGGGTATCGTGAAATTAGAGGTGAAGAGGGGAACTTTTTACTGAAGGGTAATCTGATTGCCCGCGGACATGAATTTCATTACTCTACCTTCCATCCGAGAACAGAATTTCAGCATGCCTATCAGACGCAAGGAATGCGGGGATTTAAGGAAGAGGGCTATATGAATGGAAATTTGATCGCTGGTTATACCCATTTTCATTTTGGGTCATGTCCGGAGTTGGTAGAAAATTGGATAGAAAAATGTAAGGAGTTTCAACAAAATGGCTAA
- a CDS encoding cobyric acid synthase, whose translation MAKALPIMFQGTSSDAGKSVLVTAFCRIFTQDGFRTAPFKSQNMSLNSYITIDGKEIGRAQGVQAEAAGIQATTDMNPILIKPNRDNEAQIVVHGKPYKNLEAGVYRKEFFLTGIELIKESLSVLSESYERLVIEGAGSPAEINLNDRELVNMRVAKLADAPVILIGDIEKGGVFASLVGTLQLLEPEDRDRVIGVIINKFRGDLSLLESGLTWFEEYTGKPVLGVIPHLDHLNIDAEDSVILNQYTSSPNMERELDIAVIQYPRISNFTDVDPFFSEPDCHVRFITKPEQLQQPDLVILPGSKNTMDDFLFLKNSGLAQRIIELKQNHKAMIFGICGGYQMLGEEIQDPFGVESQEQKVQGLCMLPIQTTISKEKTTVLSNGVLHLFGKSFAVTGYEIHMGETVKKEEGLRFIETKNGADGCITVDEKVMGTYFHGIFHNDEFRKELLNHLRKTKGLAPIDKRISFNQLREEAFNRLADHVRAHVNLDYIHQKMMEFQNGRIPR comes from the coding sequence ATGGCTAAGGCGCTTCCGATCATGTTTCAGGGGACAAGTTCAGATGCCGGGAAAAGTGTACTCGTTACAGCGTTTTGCCGTATTTTTACCCAAGATGGATTTAGAACGGCTCCATTTAAATCGCAAAATATGTCCTTAAACTCGTATATCACCATAGATGGAAAAGAAATTGGCCGAGCCCAGGGTGTACAGGCAGAAGCGGCTGGTATTCAGGCCACTACCGATATGAACCCGATTTTAATAAAGCCAAACCGCGATAATGAAGCACAGATTGTCGTACATGGAAAACCATATAAAAATTTGGAAGCTGGTGTATATCGGAAAGAGTTTTTCTTAACAGGTATTGAACTGATCAAGGAATCTCTATCTGTGCTTTCAGAAAGTTACGAACGGCTTGTGATTGAAGGTGCAGGAAGTCCTGCAGAGATTAACCTGAATGATCGGGAATTGGTCAATATGCGGGTCGCAAAATTGGCTGATGCTCCTGTCATTTTGATAGGGGATATTGAAAAAGGCGGCGTGTTTGCCAGTTTAGTAGGCACCCTGCAGTTATTAGAGCCAGAAGACAGGGATCGGGTTATTGGGGTTATTATTAATAAATTCCGGGGTGATCTTTCTCTCTTAGAATCTGGTTTGACATGGTTTGAAGAATACACAGGAAAGCCTGTTCTTGGGGTTATCCCACATCTAGACCATTTAAATATCGATGCAGAGGATTCTGTGATTTTAAATCAATACACCTCTAGCCCCAATATGGAAAGGGAATTAGATATCGCTGTAATTCAATATCCTAGAATCTCTAATTTTACAGATGTGGATCCATTTTTTTCTGAACCTGATTGCCATGTGCGTTTTATAACGAAACCTGAACAGCTTCAACAACCCGATTTAGTCATTCTGCCAGGTAGCAAAAATACGATGGATGATTTCTTGTTTTTAAAAAACAGTGGCCTAGCTCAAAGAATAATAGAATTAAAGCAGAATCATAAGGCTATGATTTTCGGGATTTGCGGTGGGTATCAAATGCTTGGCGAGGAAATTCAGGACCCATTTGGCGTTGAATCCCAGGAACAAAAAGTACAAGGACTCTGTATGCTGCCGATCCAGACCACTATTTCAAAAGAAAAGACCACCGTGCTGTCAAATGGAGTTCTACATCTATTTGGCAAAAGCTTTGCTGTGACAGGTTACGAGATTCATATGGGGGAAACTGTGAAAAAAGAAGAAGGACTGCGCTTCATTGAAACGAAGAATGGAGCAGACGGCTGCATTACAGTGGATGAAAAAGTAATGGGCACCTATTTTCATGGTATTTTTCATAATGATGAATTTCGGAAGGAACTGCTCAATCACCTTCGCAAAACAAAAGGTTTAGCTCCGATTGACAAGCGGATTTCGTTTAATCAGTTACGTGAAGAAGCGTTTAACCGTCTGGCAGACCATGTACGCGCACATGTAAATTTAGATTATATTCACCAAAAAATGATGGAATTTCAAAATGGGAGGATTCCGCGATGA
- the cobT gene encoding nicotinate-nucleotide--dimethylbenzimidazole phosphoribosyltransferase translates to MNGIMVDIKPLNKEMGQKVKAYVDNLTKPLGSLGRLEELAIQLAEITSEDFPIVTPPGVIVFAADHGVVEEGVSAFPQEVTVQMVLNFLNRGAAINVFSKQIGAAFEVVDIGVAAEIAAEGAVHRKVRYGTANFCKQDAMTRQDVEKAIAVGYERAEAMIHQGCKCLILGEMGIGNTTSSSAILAVLSGQEVSSLVGRGTGIPSEQIIHKQEVISLAIRERQPDRMDPIDIFAKIGGLEIAAMTGAMLAAAANRVPILVDGFICTIAALMAKEICHTASDYMIVGHRSVEPGHLIALQLLGKKPILDLDLRLGEGSGAAVAFPILQSATLMLKEMATFDSAGVSKEKEGDE, encoded by the coding sequence ATGAATGGAATAATGGTTGATATTAAGCCTTTAAATAAAGAGATGGGTCAAAAGGTAAAGGCGTATGTTGATAACCTAACCAAGCCTCTAGGCAGTTTAGGAAGATTGGAGGAACTGGCCATTCAGCTGGCAGAAATAACTTCTGAAGACTTTCCGATTGTTACACCTCCTGGCGTGATAGTATTTGCAGCCGATCATGGTGTAGTCGAAGAGGGTGTATCCGCATTTCCACAAGAAGTGACTGTTCAAATGGTCTTGAACTTTCTAAATCGGGGTGCTGCGATCAATGTCTTTAGCAAGCAAATCGGTGCAGCGTTTGAAGTAGTGGATATTGGCGTTGCAGCAGAAATTGCAGCGGAAGGTGCCGTGCATCGCAAGGTTCGATATGGCACAGCTAATTTCTGTAAACAGGATGCCATGACAAGGCAAGATGTTGAAAAGGCAATAGCAGTTGGATATGAGCGAGCCGAAGCGATGATACACCAGGGATGCAAATGCTTAATTCTCGGTGAAATGGGAATTGGCAATACAACTTCCAGCAGTGCGATCCTCGCCGTTTTAAGTGGTCAGGAAGTAAGTTCCCTTGTCGGCCGTGGGACAGGCATTCCTTCAGAACAAATCATCCATAAACAAGAAGTCATTTCCTTGGCTATAAGGGAAAGACAGCCAGATCGAATGGACCCAATCGACATTTTTGCGAAAATCGGCGGGCTGGAAATTGCTGCCATGACGGGAGCCATGTTAGCGGCTGCTGCGAATCGTGTTCCTATTCTTGTTGATGGTTTTATCTGTACCATAGCGGCACTGATGGCAAAGGAAATTTGCCATACAGCGAGTGATTATATGATCGTAGGGCATCGTTCAGTCGAACCTGGGCACTTAATCGCCCTTCAATTATTAGGAAAGAAACCGATTCTTGACTTGGATTTGCGCCTTGGTGAAGGGAGCGGGGCAGCAGTGGCATTTCCGATCTTACAGTCTGCAACATTAATGCTGAAAGAGATGGCCACCTTTGATTCTGCAGGAGTTTCAAAAGAGAAAGAAGGAGACGAATGA
- the cobO gene encoding cob(I)yrinic acid a,c-diamide adenosyltransferase yields the protein MTKENSGLTLVYTGDGKGKTTAALGLAIRAAGRGKRVIMIQFIKSPERTYGEKIIFEKLGIEIYQMGAGFTWTKTPEVHREALKSAWAFTKDRVVNGGYDVVILDELNNALAIERFPIADVLPLQEVLELIQQRPKEMHLVITGRSAKEEIMESADLVTEMKAVKHYYDEGIPAVKGIEF from the coding sequence ATGACGAAAGAAAATAGCGGACTCACTCTGGTATACACAGGTGATGGCAAGGGAAAAACAACGGCCGCTCTTGGCCTTGCGATTCGTGCAGCCGGTCGGGGAAAGCGAGTCATTATGATCCAATTTATAAAATCTCCCGAAAGAACGTATGGAGAGAAAATAATTTTTGAGAAATTGGGAATTGAAATCTATCAAATGGGAGCTGGATTTACCTGGACAAAAACCCCAGAAGTACATAGAGAGGCATTAAAATCAGCCTGGGCCTTTACGAAAGATAGAGTGGTTAATGGAGGATATGATGTGGTAATTCTGGATGAACTGAATAATGCTTTGGCAATAGAAAGGTTCCCAATCGCTGATGTCCTGCCATTACAGGAGGTACTAGAATTAATCCAACAGCGGCCAAAGGAAATGCATCTTGTTATTACCGGCCGCTCTGCAAAAGAAGAAATCATGGAATCGGCGGACTTGGTCACAGAGATGAAGGCAGTAAAGCATTATTATGATGAAGGAATACCTGCAGTGAAGGGAATTGAATTTTAA
- the cobD gene encoding threonine-phosphate decarboxylase CobD: protein MRLIEKYGHGGDLLTAHQVFNKASGEFLDFSANINPLGPPAKVLDLLKERLETIVHYPDPAHRVLKQKLSERNRVSDDQILIGNGAAECISLILLGLQPKTVGLIYPCFSEYEQLSVAFGAKINSCYGKLELDFKPDISELNLLLLESDLVFIGHPNNPTGVLYTMEELVQIAEQAKKTNTYLVIDEAFIDFLPKQLHITLLQKLERYRHVLIVRSMTKIYAIPGLRLGYVLAHPELIGKLQAKQVTWSVNQMALIAGEAVLNEREYEDETIALVKEQRNYVKQSIEEQLGWMVFPGQANFLLIRITDELAAAELQWKLGERGILIRSCAMYQGLTSQDFRIAIRTKKENDCLLQALKEVAHEGIQP from the coding sequence ATGAGGCTGATTGAAAAATATGGGCATGGCGGTGATTTACTTACCGCTCATCAGGTATTTAATAAAGCTTCCGGCGAATTCCTGGATTTTAGTGCAAATATTAACCCGCTTGGTCCACCTGCAAAAGTATTAGATTTGTTAAAGGAGCGGCTGGAAACCATTGTTCATTATCCAGATCCTGCCCATCGAGTTCTCAAACAAAAGCTGTCTGAGAGGAATAGGGTTTCCGATGATCAGATTTTAATAGGGAATGGAGCCGCAGAGTGTATCTCCTTAATTCTTTTAGGATTACAGCCCAAAACAGTCGGTTTAATCTACCCATGTTTTTCTGAATATGAACAGTTGTCTGTGGCCTTTGGTGCCAAAATCAATTCTTGTTATGGAAAGCTTGAACTTGATTTTAAACCAGACATTTCAGAGTTAAATTTACTGCTTTTAGAATCAGACCTTGTGTTCATCGGCCATCCAAACAATCCGACCGGTGTTCTGTATACAATGGAAGAGCTCGTCCAGATTGCTGAACAGGCAAAAAAAACCAATACATATCTAGTGATAGACGAGGCATTTATTGATTTTCTTCCCAAGCAGCTGCATATTACTCTTCTACAGAAATTGGAACGATATAGGCATGTTCTGATTGTGCGTTCCATGACAAAGATTTATGCGATTCCCGGACTTCGTCTAGGATATGTGCTGGCACATCCCGAGCTTATTGGCAAACTTCAAGCCAAGCAAGTAACGTGGAGCGTCAATCAAATGGCACTCATTGCGGGGGAAGCAGTTCTTAACGAAAGGGAATACGAGGATGAAACCATTGCACTTGTTAAGGAACAAAGAAATTATGTTAAACAGTCAATAGAAGAACAATTGGGATGGATGGTATTCCCTGGACAGGCAAATTTTCTATTAATAAGAATTACGGATGAACTAGCCGCTGCTGAGTTGCAATGGAAGTTGGGAGAAAGAGGGATCTTAATTCGCTCCTGCGCCATGTATCAAGGATTGACAAGCCAGGATTTTCGGATCGCGATTCGAACAAAGAAAGAAAATGACTGTTTACTACAAGCCTTAAAAGAGGTGGCCCATGAGGGGATTCAGCCATGA
- a CDS encoding histidine phosphatase family protein, which translates to MTITRLILVRHGETDENSYHYYLGHYDAELNDKGRKQLRVLTSKLKNKGEQIDVIYSSDLSRANESARMIGEEFQVKPLPVFSLRELNFGDWDCKTYEDIKLDDQNQLEMWVNNPYKTAPPNGESLLQLGERIDNWLQQICSTKGRNETILIVSHGGPIRWILSKWVMGDSNEFWKVEGVGHGKGIIIDFDQQTGIFTIVDRL; encoded by the coding sequence ATGACCATAACAAGATTGATTCTTGTAAGACATGGAGAAACGGACGAGAATTCTTACCACTATTACCTTGGTCATTATGATGCTGAATTAAATGATAAGGGCAGAAAGCAGCTTCGAGTCTTGACTAGTAAGTTGAAAAATAAAGGCGAACAAATTGACGTGATTTATTCCAGTGACTTGTCCAGGGCTAACGAAAGTGCCCGAATGATTGGAGAAGAGTTTCAAGTTAAGCCATTGCCCGTATTTTCCTTAAGGGAATTGAACTTTGGGGATTGGGATTGTAAAACTTATGAGGATATCAAGTTGGATGATCAGAATCAATTGGAGATGTGGGTAAATAATCCTTATAAAACGGCCCCACCAAATGGTGAATCCCTGCTTCAGCTTGGCGAACGGATCGACAATTGGCTCCAACAAATCTGTTCAACCAAAGGACGAAACGAAACCATTCTTATTGTTAGCCACGGCGGCCCCATTCGCTGGATTCTTAGCAAGTGGGTCATGGGTGATTCTAATGAATTTTGGAAGGTGGAAGGAGTAGGCCACGGAAAAGGAATCATTATTGATTTTGATCAACAAACAGGAATATTTACGATAGTAGATCGACTTTAA
- a CDS encoding HoxN/HupN/NixA family nickel/cobalt transporter, which produces METVSLILLVFVLGLRHGLDADHLACIDGLTRYNWRRNSPIARWVGTLFSIGHGLVVTCIALILGIFMKNFRIPELVNTLVTWISIISLFSIGTLNIYNLLRTKSIADGNYQISGIKGKFLPRIVQETTNPFFVILIGGIFALAADTVSQTSMWAIAAGNTGSYMPLLLGIVFMFGMILTDTIDSFVAFRVINQSNRFGQSASRLMGWIIVLLAYGVSSYEAFTFFFPWAELDFEMIGIILFGVLILGFVYISLLSKKQAAISIRNNR; this is translated from the coding sequence ATGGAAACCGTCTCGTTAATTCTTTTGGTGTTTGTGTTGGGACTTCGCCATGGATTAGATGCAGACCACCTGGCCTGTATCGATGGTTTAACTCGATATAATTGGCGTAGGAATAGTCCTATTGCCCGCTGGGTAGGCACATTATTTTCAATTGGTCATGGATTGGTTGTAACATGCATTGCACTAATATTGGGGATTTTTATGAAGAACTTTAGGATCCCTGAACTTGTTAATACACTGGTAACTTGGATCTCGATTATTTCTCTATTTAGTATTGGAACATTAAATATTTACAATCTGTTACGGACGAAATCAATAGCGGATGGAAATTATCAGATCAGTGGGATCAAAGGAAAATTCCTGCCAAGAATTGTACAAGAAACAACGAACCCGTTTTTTGTTATTTTAATAGGGGGAATATTTGCCTTGGCTGCGGATACCGTCAGTCAAACTTCCATGTGGGCCATCGCAGCTGGAAATACAGGAAGTTATATGCCCTTATTACTGGGGATCGTCTTTATGTTTGGAATGATCTTAACCGACACCATAGATTCATTCGTTGCATTCCGTGTGATAAACCAATCGAATCGATTCGGACAATCAGCATCACGATTAATGGGATGGATCATTGTCTTATTGGCTTATGGAGTTTCCTCATATGAAGCCTTTACGTTTTTCTTCCCATGGGCTGAACTTGATTTCGAAATGATCGGCATCATCTTGTTTGGGGTATTGATTCTTGGTTTTGTCTATATCAGCCTCCTTTCGAAAAAACAGGCAGCCATTTCAATAAGAAACAATCGCTAA
- a CDS encoding cytochrome ubiquinol oxidase subunit I — MDQLLLARIQFAVTTVYHFFFVPLSIGLVFIVALMETLYVVKKDDVYKKMTKFWGHLFLINFAVGVVTGIIQEFQFGMNWSDYSRFVGDVFGAPLAIEALLAFFMESTFIGLWIFGWERLSPKLHLTSIWLVSLGTILSGFWILTANSFMQHPVGYMLKNGRAQMNDFLSLITNGQIWVEFPHVMTGALATGAFFVAGISAYNLLKKREVGFYKKSMNLALILGLIGSLGTALSGHEQAQYLVKTQPMKMAAAEGIWKDTPSPAPWSAFAIIDTAKKQNKFEINIPYALSFLSYSKFDGSLKGMDTLQKEYASKYDQKVGKGTNYIPPVKTTYWSFRLMVGFGAAMILLSIIGLFLWRRGTLETNKVFLKFLPPSISFPFLANTFGWIMTEVGRQPWTIFGLMTTNSSVSPNVSGGSVLFSLIMYMLIFTVLAFVMVYLMVREIKHGPAAHENMEVHHKLDPFDKVGA; from the coding sequence ATGGATCAGTTATTATTGGCAAGAATTCAGTTTGCTGTAACAACGGTTTACCACTTTTTCTTTGTGCCGCTTTCGATCGGCCTAGTGTTTATAGTGGCTTTGATGGAAACTTTGTATGTTGTAAAGAAAGATGATGTTTATAAAAAAATGACCAAATTCTGGGGCCACCTGTTTTTGATTAACTTTGCAGTTGGAGTGGTAACAGGAATTATTCAAGAGTTCCAATTCGGGATGAACTGGTCAGATTATTCCAGATTTGTCGGAGATGTTTTTGGCGCTCCGCTTGCGATTGAAGCATTGCTTGCCTTTTTTATGGAGTCTACTTTTATTGGTTTGTGGATTTTTGGCTGGGAACGATTATCCCCCAAATTGCATTTAACAAGTATTTGGCTCGTTTCACTCGGAACCATTCTCTCAGGTTTTTGGATTTTAACAGCAAATTCCTTTATGCAGCACCCTGTCGGATATATGTTGAAAAATGGACGGGCGCAAATGAACGACTTTCTTAGCTTAATAACTAATGGTCAAATTTGGGTGGAGTTCCCGCATGTAATGACAGGTGCCCTCGCTACAGGTGCTTTCTTCGTTGCAGGAATAAGCGCCTATAATTTGTTAAAGAAAAGAGAAGTGGGATTTTATAAAAAATCGATGAATCTAGCCCTTATTCTTGGGTTGATTGGCAGCTTGGGCACCGCATTAAGCGGCCATGAGCAAGCCCAATATCTTGTCAAAACACAGCCAATGAAAATGGCAGCAGCAGAAGGGATCTGGAAGGATACACCAAGTCCTGCGCCATGGTCTGCATTTGCCATCATTGATACGGCAAAAAAACAAAACAAGTTTGAAATCAATATTCCCTACGCTCTTAGCTTTCTATCATACTCTAAATTTGATGGCAGTCTGAAAGGTATGGACACTCTGCAAAAAGAATATGCGTCCAAATACGATCAAAAAGTCGGAAAAGGCACAAACTACATTCCTCCAGTTAAAACAACGTATTGGAGCTTCCGCCTAATGGTTGGTTTTGGTGCTGCTATGATTCTATTATCCATTATTGGGCTATTCCTTTGGAGAAGAGGTACACTGGAAACCAATAAAGTATTCTTAAAGTTTTTACCTCCTAGCATTTCATTTCCATTTTTAGCCAATACATTTGGCTGGATTATGACCGAGGTAGGCCGCCAGCCATGGACAATCTTTGGTCTCATGACAACAAATAGTTCAGTTTCGCCGAATGTCTCTGGAGGCAGTGTCTTATTTTCCCTTATTATGTATATGTTAATTTTTACTGTCCTGGCATTTGTGATGGTTTATTTAATGGTCCGGGAAATCAAACATGGTCCTGCTGCACATGAAAATATGGAAGTTCATCATAAATTGGATCCATTTGATAAGGTAGGTGCTTAG
- the cydB gene encoding cytochrome d ubiquinol oxidase subunit II: protein MQLNELWFVLIGVVFIGFFFLEGFDFGVGMSMRFLARSQQERSIMVNAIGPVWDANEVWLLTGGGAIFAAFPDWYATMFSGYYIPLLAVLLCLIARGVSFEFRSKVPTERWTNIWDWALFFGSLLPPFLLGVLFTSMLKGMPIHKDMNMTAGFSDFINVYSLWGGLTVTLLCLLHGLNFLTLKTEGDLRKRSSALAKKMVLAVLGSLVVFVVLSWSMTDIFKVRLLPELVIVVLIVAVYTLAYTFITKKREGLAFTMSGLGLALTVSAIFVGLFPRVMISSINKAFDLTVYNASSGAYSLKVMTIVAVTILPFVLGYTIWSYYIFRKRVTDKEHLTY from the coding sequence ATGCAATTAAATGAATTATGGTTTGTTTTAATTGGTGTTGTATTTATCGGTTTCTTCTTTCTTGAAGGTTTTGATTTTGGTGTGGGTATGTCAATGAGGTTTCTTGCCCGCAGTCAGCAGGAGCGTTCGATCATGGTTAATGCAATTGGACCTGTTTGGGATGCAAACGAAGTGTGGCTTTTAACCGGCGGCGGTGCCATCTTTGCAGCTTTCCCGGATTGGTATGCCACCATGTTCAGCGGATACTATATTCCATTATTAGCCGTGCTTTTATGCTTAATTGCCAGAGGTGTATCTTTTGAATTCCGCAGTAAAGTTCCGACAGAGCGTTGGACTAATATATGGGATTGGGCTCTCTTTTTTGGCAGTCTGTTACCTCCATTCCTTCTGGGTGTCTTATTTACGAGTATGTTAAAGGGAATGCCAATTCATAAAGATATGAATATGACAGCAGGGTTCTCTGATTTTATTAATGTTTATTCCTTGTGGGGAGGGCTAACGGTAACATTGTTATGCTTGCTTCATGGATTAAACTTTTTGACCTTGAAAACAGAAGGGGATCTGCGCAAACGTTCAAGTGCATTAGCAAAGAAAATGGTACTGGCGGTTCTCGGTTCACTTGTCGTTTTTGTTGTACTATCCTGGTCAATGACAGATATTTTTAAAGTACGGCTTTTGCCTGAACTTGTGATTGTGGTGCTAATCGTCGCCGTTTACACACTTGCTTATACCTTTATTACAAAGAAACGGGAAGGTTTAGCTTTTACAATGTCAGGTCTGGGATTAGCCTTGACAGTTTCTGCTATTTTCGTTGGCCTATTCCCAAGAGTCATGATCAGTTCGATCAATAAAGCTTTCGACCTTACCGTATATAACGCTTCAAGTGGGGCTTATTCATTAAAAGTAATGACCATTGTGGCTGTCACGATCTTACCGTTTGTATTGGGATACACCATCTGGAGTTACTATATTTTCAGAAAAAGAGTGACAGATAAGGAGCATTTGACGTACTGA